A single uncultured Acetobacterium sp. DNA region contains:
- a CDS encoding YafY family protein, producing MQINRLLETVYILIEKKKITARELSDYFEVSQRTIYRDVESLCAAGIPVYAEKGKGGGIRLLDNYVIKKSLLSEQEQVNLLASLQGMKALNGPELDPVLRKLATLFEKKDADWIEVDFSHWGGGASEREKFNDLKSAILNKNRIAFDYFSASGQKTGRCIEPLKLLFKGQSWYVYGFCLDKEALRFFKVSRIRQLRLSADSFARTLPAGTVFETPEISASEIRLVLKIDAAMAYRVYDEFDPVAITKDQDGSFMVASPMPGDGWVEGYILSYGDAIEVVEPQWLREAIKKKLENSLKKYL from the coding sequence GTGCAGATCAATCGATTGCTGGAAACGGTCTATATTCTGATCGAAAAGAAAAAGATTACCGCCCGGGAATTATCCGACTATTTTGAAGTGTCCCAGCGGACTATTTACCGTGATGTGGAATCCCTGTGTGCTGCCGGGATTCCCGTTTATGCCGAAAAAGGCAAGGGCGGGGGGATCCGGCTACTGGATAACTATGTGATCAAAAAATCGCTGCTTTCCGAGCAGGAACAGGTTAATCTGCTAGCATCGCTCCAGGGAATGAAGGCGTTAAACGGACCGGAGCTGGATCCGGTGCTGAGAAAACTAGCGACCCTTTTTGAAAAAAAAGATGCCGACTGGATTGAAGTAGACTTTTCCCATTGGGGCGGCGGTGCCTCTGAGCGGGAAAAATTCAACGATCTGAAAAGCGCGATTCTCAATAAAAACCGAATTGCTTTTGATTACTTCAGTGCCTCCGGCCAAAAGACCGGGCGCTGCATTGAACCGCTTAAGCTGTTGTTTAAGGGGCAGTCCTGGTATGTTTATGGATTTTGTCTGGACAAAGAGGCGTTGCGTTTTTTCAAGGTCAGTCGGATCAGACAACTCAGGTTATCAGCAGACTCCTTTGCCCGAACCCTGCCCGCGGGCACTGTTTTTGAAACACCGGAAATAAGCGCTTCTGAAATCCGACTGGTTCTGAAAATTGACGCAGCGATGGCTTATCGGGTTTATGATGAATTTGACCCGGTGGCGATCACTAAAGATCAGGACGGTTCCTTTATGGTCGCAAGCCCCATGCCTGGTGATGGCTGGGTGGAAGGCTATATTCTTTCTTATGGGGATGCCATCGAGGTAGTAGAACCCCAATGGCTGCGGGAGGCGATTAAGAAAAAACTAGAGAACAGTTTAAAAAAATATCTTTAA
- a CDS encoding AAA family ATPase: MKIAVTGKGGVGKTTIAATLARLYAKEGKRVIAADADPDANLALALGFTEAEADAIVPITAMKKMIAERTGVIEQNTFFKINPRVDDIPEIYSRDHEGVKLLVLGTVETAGGGCICPENVILKQLISNLILYRDEVAILDMEAGLEHLGRGTTQGMDQFIVVIEPGARSIQTYRNVKRLAKDLGVPRVGVIANKIRDEKDEAFVRSKIAEEELLGLIHFNSEVIDADRHGISPFDCSQGLIDEIIRIKERIERLQ, encoded by the coding sequence ATGAAAATAGCCGTAACCGGTAAAGGTGGAGTGGGAAAAACAACGATTGCCGCAACGCTGGCACGTTTGTATGCAAAAGAAGGAAAACGGGTGATTGCGGCCGATGCTGATCCCGATGCAAATTTGGCATTGGCATTAGGATTTACCGAAGCAGAAGCGGATGCCATTGTTCCGATCACCGCAATGAAAAAAATGATTGCTGAACGGACTGGAGTAATCGAGCAGAACACGTTTTTTAAAATCAATCCCCGGGTTGATGATATTCCGGAAATTTACAGTCGTGATCACGAGGGTGTTAAATTGCTGGTTTTGGGAACGGTTGAAACAGCCGGTGGCGGATGCATTTGCCCGGAGAATGTCATTTTGAAACAGCTGATCAGCAACCTGATTTTATACAGAGATGAGGTAGCTATTTTGGATATGGAAGCTGGTCTCGAGCATTTGGGCAGAGGAACAACCCAGGGAATGGATCAGTTTATTGTGGTCATTGAGCCGGGTGCCCGAAGCATCCAGACGTATCGCAATGTCAAGCGACTAGCTAAAGATTTAGGGGTGCCGCGGGTCGGCGTGATTGCCAATAAAATTCGGGATGAGAAGGATGAAGCGTTTGTCCGTTCAAAAATAGCCGAGGAGGAGCTGTTGGGTCTGATTCATTTCAACTCGGAAGTCATTGATGCAGACCGTCATGGCATCTCCCCTTTTGATTGCAGTCAGGGTCTGATTGATGAGATTATCCGCATCAAAGAGCGAATTGAACGCTTACAGTGA
- a CDS encoding MoxR family ATPase, which yields MRLTQELLKQGISEKLLDDIKYFKHFYKLGENLQDRVPSTETVFYGKDIWSMCITAILEGENILLSGPKATGKNVLADNICELFNRPQWNTSFHVNTDSSSLIGTDTFIDNEVRLRRGSVYECAINGGFGVFDEINMAKNDALVVLHSALDYRKVIDVPGYEKIKLHEATRFIGTMNYEYAGTKELNEALVSRFMTIDIPQIEEETLMIILKEYFPDANEEILPQFAGIFLDLQEKSKNSEISTKSVDLRGIIGSLKTIRRGLKPMLAVDMGVVGKTFDQFEKEIVLDVIKTRIREGWEASDVFTSR from the coding sequence ATGAGATTAACTCAGGAATTACTAAAACAAGGGATCAGCGAGAAACTTCTTGATGATATAAAATATTTCAAACATTTTTATAAATTGGGGGAAAACCTCCAGGATCGTGTTCCCAGCACTGAAACTGTTTTTTATGGCAAAGATATCTGGTCCATGTGTATTACCGCAATTTTAGAGGGGGAGAACATTCTGCTCTCTGGACCCAAGGCCACCGGAAAAAATGTCCTGGCTGATAATATCTGTGAGCTGTTCAACCGACCCCAGTGGAATACCTCCTTCCATGTCAATACCGATAGTTCAAGCCTGATTGGCACCGACACCTTTATTGACAATGAGGTGCGGCTGCGCCGGGGCTCCGTTTACGAATGCGCCATCAACGGCGGGTTCGGGGTTTTTGATGAAATCAATATGGCTAAAAATGATGCCCTGGTAGTCCTTCACTCGGCGCTTGATTACCGGAAGGTCATTGATGTGCCAGGCTATGAAAAAATTAAGCTTCATGAAGCCACCCGCTTTATTGGTACCATGAACTATGAATACGCTGGCACTAAAGAGCTCAACGAAGCTCTGGTATCCCGTTTTATGACCATTGATATTCCTCAGATTGAAGAAGAAACCTTGATGATTATTTTAAAAGAGTACTTCCCCGATGCTAACGAAGAAATCCTGCCACAATTTGCCGGGATCTTCTTAGACCTTCAGGAAAAATCCAAGAACTCGGAAATTTCGACCAAGTCGGTGGATTTGCGGGGGATTATCGGCAGTCTCAAAACCATTCGCCGAGGACTTAAACCGATGCTGGCCGTGGATATGGGCGTTGTCGGCAAAACCTTTGACCAGTTTGAAAAAGAAATTGTTTTGGATGTCATCAAAACCCGGATCAGAGAAGGTTGGGAAGCATCTGATGTTTTTACCAGCCGCTAA
- a CDS encoding VWA domain-containing protein, translating into MKDAKWIYEDYEFDNRISNLMWTVSGDYDENMDSGEKSFISENVALYHAVTAGGRRKYINWPSVKKYVISRHRAGFNKDILLSLIAMGSDVVVEEKIIAERPGIYDIRKKAYDDILSNYYKLHTDNVLEKVRHAMILEKIGKTPMVDTETRNITRDLVDLQKREDTIDMLRGIEDIYVKYFPMFVEAESGEDYESGNNKNHIRGDFSDFMLEEMFEDPEDQDIEASIEEIAEALMGESQGDLSNVNNAADNRILRVQEEDIEKIYEKVAYYYGNSFLDINQVKKLQNRVCQGEHGSCRIHMTDGVIRSESDNEFQQKYVQRHQIKNIDVFRANYKVFKRNINKLKESMSRTLVQEEIVDAIPSDAGQLIPNKLWRIGRSSNNKVFVKNIDNNKGSFVVDILIDSSGSQRRNQSKVAIQAYILAHALTLVGIPNRVLGFSSFLDYTVIKRFRDYESPLSANDNIFEYYCSGNNRDGLAIKATCEDLMKRREDNKILIVLSDGRPNDIKVGKGQVNDLTEAYRGRIAIADTAREVRSARQQGIMILGVFTGKEQDLMAEKLIYGKDFAYIKDINRFADMVIKYLKQIIMN; encoded by the coding sequence GTGAAGGATGCCAAATGGATTTATGAAGACTATGAATTTGACAATCGTATCTCTAATCTGATGTGGACGGTTTCCGGAGACTACGACGAGAACATGGACAGCGGCGAGAAAAGCTTTATTTCCGAAAATGTAGCCCTCTATCACGCCGTCACCGCCGGAGGGCGACGAAAATACATTAACTGGCCTTCAGTTAAGAAATACGTCATCAGCCGCCATCGAGCCGGTTTTAATAAAGATATTTTATTAAGTTTGATTGCCATGGGCAGCGATGTGGTGGTGGAAGAAAAAATCATCGCTGAGCGCCCCGGGATCTATGATATCCGCAAAAAAGCCTATGATGATATCCTCAGCAATTATTACAAACTCCACACCGATAACGTTCTGGAAAAGGTCCGTCATGCGATGATTCTGGAAAAAATTGGCAAGACCCCGATGGTGGACACCGAAACCCGAAACATCACCCGGGATTTAGTCGATCTGCAGAAGCGGGAAGACACCATTGATATGCTCAGAGGCATTGAAGACATTTATGTGAAATACTTTCCAATGTTTGTGGAAGCAGAGAGCGGCGAAGACTATGAGTCCGGAAACAATAAAAATCATATCCGGGGCGATTTTTCTGACTTTATGCTGGAAGAAATGTTCGAAGACCCGGAAGATCAAGATATTGAAGCCTCCATTGAAGAAATTGCCGAAGCCCTGATGGGGGAATCCCAAGGGGATTTGTCTAATGTGAATAATGCCGCGGACAATCGGATTTTGCGGGTTCAGGAAGAAGACATTGAAAAAATCTACGAGAAAGTCGCCTATTATTATGGCAACTCGTTTTTAGATATCAATCAGGTCAAAAAATTGCAAAACCGGGTCTGTCAGGGCGAACACGGCAGCTGCCGGATTCATATGACCGATGGGGTGATCCGCAGCGAATCCGACAATGAATTCCAACAAAAATACGTCCAGCGACATCAGATTAAAAATATCGATGTGTTTCGGGCCAATTATAAGGTCTTTAAACGAAACATCAACAAATTAAAGGAAAGCATGTCACGAACCCTGGTTCAGGAAGAAATTGTCGACGCGATTCCGTCGGATGCCGGACAACTGATCCCCAACAAACTCTGGCGGATTGGTCGCAGCAGCAATAATAAGGTGTTTGTCAAAAACATCGATAACAATAAGGGCAGCTTTGTGGTGGATATCCTCATTGATTCCAGTGGGTCCCAGCGACGGAATCAGTCTAAGGTCGCCATCCAGGCCTATATTCTGGCTCATGCGCTGACCTTGGTGGGCATTCCCAACCGAGTGCTGGGCTTTTCCAGTTTTCTTGATTACACAGTGATCAAGCGCTTTCGGGACTATGAGTCACCGCTTTCCGCCAATGACAATATCTTTGAATACTACTGCTCCGGGAATAACCGCGATGGCTTGGCGATCAAGGCCACCTGCGAAGATTTAATGAAACGTCGGGAAGATAATAAAATTCTGATCGTGTTAAGTGATGGCCGTCCCAACGATATCAAAGTGGGTAAAGGCCAGGTCAATGATCTAACCGAAGCCTACCGGGGCCGGATAGCCATTGCCGATACCGCCAGAGAAGTGCGTTCGGCCAGGCAGCAGGGGATTATGATTCTCGGGGTTTTCACCGGAAAAGAACAGGATCTGATGGCTGAAAAACTGATCTATGGCAAGGACTTTGCCTATATCAAGGACATCAATCGTTTTGCCGATATGGTTATTAAGTATTTAAAGCAGATTATTATGAATTGA
- a CDS encoding AAA family ATPase translates to MGHIIALAGKGGVGKTTLCGLLIQYLCDAGKVPVLAVDADANSNLNEVLGIEAGPTMGELREIIERAGVDPSYEIPEGITKATYMEMRMNDAITEEKDYDLMVMGRSQGQGCYCFVNGIVQTQIQRLQTNYPVIVVDNEAGMEHISRGLLPKIDTMILVSDCSRRGVQAAGRISRLISELKVQPTKIGLIINRAPEGKLDPGTLEEVQIQELPLLGVVPQDQQVYQYDCDGKPIIKLPDDSPVRAALKQIADNLQL, encoded by the coding sequence ATGGGACATATTATCGCATTAGCCGGTAAAGGTGGGGTTGGTAAAACAACTTTATGTGGTTTACTGATTCAGTATTTGTGTGATGCCGGAAAGGTACCGGTGTTAGCAGTGGATGCTGATGCCAATTCAAATTTGAATGAGGTACTTGGTATTGAGGCGGGTCCAACGATGGGTGAACTTCGAGAAATCATCGAGCGAGCTGGCGTCGATCCAAGCTATGAGATTCCTGAAGGAATAACCAAGGCCACTTATATGGAAATGCGGATGAACGACGCAATTACCGAAGAAAAAGATTATGATCTGATGGTGATGGGACGTTCACAGGGGCAAGGATGTTACTGTTTCGTCAATGGGATTGTTCAAACACAGATTCAGCGACTTCAGACGAATTACCCTGTTATTGTTGTGGATAATGAAGCCGGGATGGAACATATCAGCCGGGGATTATTGCCAAAAATAGATACGATGATTCTGGTGAGTGACTGTTCTCGACGGGGCGTACAGGCAGCCGGAAGAATTTCCAGGCTGATTAGCGAATTAAAGGTTCAGCCAACGAAAATTGGTCTGATTATCAATCGGGCACCAGAAGGAAAACTTGATCCCGGGACGCTGGAAGAGGTTCAAATTCAGGAATTACCACTTTTGGGTGTTGTTCCACAAGACCAGCAAGTTTATCAGTATGACTGTGATGGCAAACCAATTATTAAATTACCTGATGATTCACCAGTTCGTGCTGCACTAAAGCAAATTGCCGATAATCTGCAATTGTAA
- a CDS encoding kinase has translation MALDQIKQFIESKGWPYHFTDVEELGSIDFEYLGVNYHVWEFRDDQCGVESNVKSIGKLEEFLGDYQNDLIAIMEKWGE, from the coding sequence ATGGCGCTTGATCAAATAAAACAGTTTATTGAATCAAAAGGCTGGCCCTATCATTTCACCGATGTCGAAGAACTGGGAAGTATTGATTTTGAATACCTGGGTGTCAACTACCATGTCTGGGAATTTAGGGATGATCAGTGTGGGGTTGAAAGCAATGTGAAAAGTATTGGTAAACTTGAAGAATTTCTTGGTGATTACCAGAATGATCTGATTGCGATTATGGAAAAATGGGGAGAATAG
- a CDS encoding TetR/AcrR family transcriptional regulator, with the protein MRNQEVKKNDRRTRYTRKAIKEAFLDELTKKKFGKISVTAICQICEINRGTFYLHYYDLDDVLDDVLNDALADTSDVLDQVLCPDKMNCTYPFCEKMQSNQEFRPLFFDEIAASRLIGKMSDLAKEDFVTRLMQSSILTYEQAEAIFYFQINGCLTINQMMFKNHCTDWKKIQQTIDGFLRAGIQAFLDPDRA; encoded by the coding sequence ATGCGAAATCAAGAAGTAAAAAAGAACGATCGGCGAACCCGATACACACGAAAAGCTATTAAAGAGGCTTTTTTAGACGAACTGACAAAAAAAAAATTTGGCAAGATCAGCGTTACCGCGATCTGCCAAATCTGTGAAATTAATCGGGGAACTTTTTACCTCCATTATTATGATTTGGATGATGTGTTAGATGACGTATTAAACGATGCGTTAGCCGATACCTCCGATGTTCTTGATCAGGTCTTGTGTCCGGACAAAATGAACTGTACCTATCCCTTTTGCGAAAAAATGCAATCCAATCAGGAATTCCGGCCACTTTTTTTTGATGAGATCGCAGCCTCACGACTCATTGGTAAAATGTCGGATTTGGCCAAGGAAGATTTTGTGACCCGACTTATGCAAAGCAGTATTCTAACCTATGAACAGGCCGAAGCCATTTTTTATTTTCAGATCAATGGCTGTCTGACCATCAACCAAATGATGTTTAAAAACCATTGCACTGACTGGAAAAAAATTCAACAGACCATCGATGGCTTTCTTCGTGCTGGTATACAAGCTTTTCTTGATCCTGATCGGGCATGA